The following are encoded together in the Lactuca sativa cultivar Salinas chromosome 1, Lsat_Salinas_v11, whole genome shotgun sequence genome:
- the LOC111913579 gene encoding uncharacterized protein LOC111913579: MQDPIGIPACFSAGDKTEDSATVTKTGQSVFMSVYKTNIADQCRLITVTWCKNLLLHGLSVSVDGPETEYTCKVELKPWNFWRKQGSKSFVVDGKPLDIFWDLKAAKFHGETEPISEYYVAVVSGEEVVLVLGDMRKDAYRKTGCRPALIDPILVSRREHVFGKKKFHTRVKFDEKGGFHEISIECKNRNNGNGDDDSEMEIKIDGDLMVHVKHLQWKFRGNESILFKKVKIEVYWDVHDWLFSPGLRHALFIIKPSSPATSPPPPPPTSPSPAGICGSVEGFNPICSYEFCLFLYAWKVDSYKVF, encoded by the coding sequence ATGCAAGACCCAATTGGAATCCCAGCTTGTTTTTCCGCCGGAGACAAGACGGAAGATTCTGCAACAGTCACGAAAACCGGCCAGAGCGTTTTCATGTCCGTTTACAAGACCAACATCGCCGATCAGTGTCGTCTGATTACTGTCACTTGGTGCAAAAACCTGCTGCTTCACGGCTTATCAGTGTCCGTTGATGGACCGGAAACGGAGTACACATGCAAAGTCGAACTAAAGCCATGGAACTTCTGGAGAAAACAAGGGTCTAAAAGCTTTGTAGTCGATGGTAAGCCTCTCGACATTTTCTGGGACCTCAAAGCTGCCAAGTTTCACGGCGAAACAGAACCAATCTCGGAGTATTACGTCGCGGTGGTTTCCGGCGAAGAGGTGGTGCTTGTTCTTGGGGATATGAGGAAAGATGCTTATAGAAAAACAGGTTGCAGGCCTGCTTTAATCGATCCCATTTTAGTTTCGAGACGAGAACATGTTTTTGGGAAGAAAAAGTTCCACACACGAGTTAAATTCGATGAAAAAGGAGGATTTCACGAGATTTCAATCGAATGCAAGAACAGAAATAATGGAAATGGGGATGATGATTCAGAAATGGAGATAAAAATCGATGGTGACTTGATGGTTCATGTGAAGCATCTTCAATGGAAATTTAGAGGTAATGAATCGATTCTTTTCAAGAAAGTAAAGATCGAAGTTTATTGGGATGTTCATGATTGGCTTTTTAGTCCTGGTTTAAGGCATGCATTGTTCATCATAAAACCGTCGTCTCCGGCAACATCACCCCCACCACCGCCGCCGACTTCACCTTCTCCGGCAGGGATTTGTGGTTCAGTTGAAGGGTTTAATCCAATTTGTTCGTACGAGTTTTGCCTCTTTCTCTATGCTTGGAAGGTCGACTCATacaaagtattttaa